CCGTCTAATGACCTGCTTCCTTCGGGAAATATCAATACATCTTCTCCACTGAGCAAAATATCTAGCATGGTTCTCAATACGACCCCGGCTTTAAGCTCATCTTGCCTTGAAACGGGAATTGCTCCAAGGTGCCTTATGATAAAGCTTAAGAAAGGCACTTTAAATAGCTCTTCCTTTGCCAGGTAACTCAACTTCCTTGGATAGGCCACGCCCACGATTACCGGATCCAAATTGCTATTGTGATTCGAAGCCACGATAACAGCCCTCCCTTCGGGGAGAAGGGGAGCGTTATTGATGCTGAGTCTATTGTATAAAGCCAAAAACACTCTACACAGACATTTGGAGAAGGCATAAAAAAGGGGGCTGCGCTTAACAGTCACGCTCTTTCACCTTTAAAACGCACTCTTTTATCAGGTTTTTAACAGCTTCTACGACCTCTTCCAGTGTTAAGTCGCTTGTATCCAATATTATCGCGTCCTCTGCGGGCAACAGAGGGGATAACTTCCTTTTGCTGTCCAACTCGTCCCTTTGAATGATTTGATAATATACATCATCGTAGGATATTTCTACCCCTCGTTCTGCCAGTTCTTTCCATCGCCTTGCCGCTCGCGTCCTAGCATTGGCCTTCAGAAAGATCTTTAGATCAGCATTGGGAAAGACAACCGTTCCCATATCTCTTCCTTCAGCTATCAAATTCTGTCTATCCCCTAGCTTTCTTTGAATAGAAAGAAGCCGGTGCCTGACTACCGGCAAGGAAGAATAAAAAGAGACAACTTCATCCACTTTAGGAGAGCGTATTTCCCCCGTAACGTCGGCACCGTTCACGAAAATACGCTGCTGATAGTCGATTTGAATTGTCAGTTTCTCGAGCTCCACTTCAATTTTTGCAACATCATCCGAAGAGATACACTTTTGAGATAAATAGAGAGACACAGCTCTGTATATTGCCCCGGAATCAAGATAGGCAAACCCCAATTCTTCGGCAACCCTTCGAGCGACGCTGCTTTTTCCTGAACCCGCAGGACCATCTATGGCTATTATTATCGTTTTACCGCTCTTCATATGATCTCCTCTGATCTTATTTCTTCGTCCAATTGATATAGTATGTTAACTGCCTCAGACATCAGAAGCTCAATTTCGTCCTTTAATTGCAGCCTTTCTAACGATTTTTCCGACATATAATGCTGGAGACCGTCAGCACCCAGTCCAAATCCCAACATAAGACATATAGAATTGGATGCATGCACGACATCGACAACAGGCCTATAGGAGGCCTTCTCGTCCGGCAAATCATCTGGTGTATGGTGATATCGAGCGGCCAAAGCGTATACTTCCGGCAAAGCCCATTGATCTATTATTATTTCGCCTATTTCGGCGTGATCGAATCCTAAAACTTCCCTCTCTGCTTGAGTAAAGGGGACAGCCTCTTCTTCTACCATCTTGCTTATTATCGAATATCCGTATCTGACGTATTCGTTGAGAACTATTTTCCCTATGTCGTGCAACAATCCGGCAAGGTACAATTCCTCCAGATCCAATCCACCCACCTTCTCACCAATATAGCGGGAAAGGTATGCCACACCCAACGAATGACGCCACAACTCGCCCTTATCGAGAGCATATCCCTTTTGCGATCCCGACATATAGGGATAAATACTAGCTGCCAAAACTATGCTTCTAAGGGTTTTATATCCCAATATGGCAACAGCTTCGGTTACACTGGTAATTGTCCTTGGAATCCCGTAATAGGCAGAATTGGCCAGACGTAAGACACGAACGACCAACCCCTGATCCTTTGAGAGAGTGTTGGCCACGTCGGAGGCACTGCTTCTTTCGTCATCTAACTTCTTGAGTGTTAAAAGCACAAACTGAGGCAGGGATGGAATATCTTTTACCTTTTTGAGTATGCGTTTTTTTACTATTTCCCTCGGACTTCCATCTGTTGGCATATCCTGTCCCCCATATCTTAACTGGATTGATTTAAACTACGCCCCCATTGCAAATCATTTTTAATAATTTATCTTTACCGAACTTCAAAAAACAACCTTCATCTAATGTTTTAAGCTCCAGGCGGCCTATCTTTATCCTGACCAATTCGACGACCTTATATCCGAGACATTCGGCCATTCTCCTAATTTCACGCTTCTTGCCTTCGTAAATCTCTATTACGCACCATTTATCCGAGAGTATTTTAACATCTTTTGGTTTTATTAATCTATCGTCGAGATAAACTCCCTTACGCCATTTTTCCAAATCGCCTGAAGTCATAGGCTTATTAAGCATTACACGATATGTCTTGGTTATGCCGTTCCTAGGATGTATTATATCTTGGGCGAAATCACCGTCGTTCGTTAATATCAATAGTCCACTGCTGTTTTTGTCCAACCTTCCAACAGGAAAAAGGCGATACCCTATAAAATCTTTGGGAAGAAGGTCTATGACCGTAGTATATCTTGAATCCACAACGGCACAAACGCAATTGCGTGGCTTATTCATAACCAAATAGAGATTCCTTAAAGGAGCTACGATTTTCCCATCTACTTCCACATTATAACTTGTATTGACCATGATCCAGGGACCTGCAGCGATCTCTCCGTCCACTTTAACCCTTCCGCTTACGATTAGAGCCTCTGCCTTTCTCCTGGAACCCAAGCCACACATGGCAAGGTACTTATTTAACCTTATTGGTTTATCATAATGTAAATTAGCATCAGCTGTTATTTCCTTCATTTTTCAATTCCTCTTCAGTGGGCAATTCGCTAAGGGAATTGATCCCAAAGACCTCCAAAAATTCCTGAGTTGTTCTGTATAGCAAGGGAGATCCTGTCCCCTTTTTGCGGCCTGCCACTTTGATCAACCCCGTTGATAATAGGGTTTCCAGAACTTTATCGCTTCTTACGCCCCTTATTTCTTCTATCTCGGTCCTGGTGATAGGTTGTTTATAAGCAATTATCGCAAGCGTCTCCATTGCGGCTTTGCTCAAACGAAGCTTATAACCATAGGAGTTGTTATACTCCTCTATCACATCTTTCAGATCGCCGGCCGTTGCCATCTGCCATCCCCCGGCCACATTTATAAGGGTAAGACCGTGGTGAGATTTGTAATGTTCTTTGATGTCATTTAATCTTTCCTCGACAATTTTAACGTCGACTCCAAGTGCATTGGAAATGTCTGCAGATTTCACCGGTTCCGACGATACAAATAAAATAGCTTCCACTTTTCTTGCAAGCTCATCCATTGCATTCCTTGAGTCGGACATGTATATCTCCAAAATGCTGTCTTTGTTTTAAGTAAATAATACCAATACGGGCAAGTTCTAGCAATGCTATGATAGTGCTTACAACAAAGCTTTTATCCCTTTCCCCTTTAAGCAACTCATTCAGCGTCAATTCCTTATATTCGAGCAAAGAATTTTTGATGTCCTCCATCCTGGCCTCAATTGAATATCCTTGATTTTCTTCTATAGATATAGAGATAATGTCTTCCTCGGGCGAATTTACCTTAAAACTGAAGTTATTTATCAATCCCCACCAAAGAGAGGCCAAAAAATAAAGGTCACCGACTTCATAAAAAGGTCTTGTTTCTCCTAGCTGTCTCGTAAAATATTTGGAGCGCCGGTAGTGTAAAACCTCCAAATAAATTGCCGCCAACTGGAAATGATGAAGTTTTTCGTTGGGTTCATCTTGATCATCCGATATGACATCCTCTTCCCCCTCGCATTTGAACACAGGGCGAGGAAAGATGGCACGGACTTTGGACAAAACTAAAGC
The window above is part of the Acetomicrobium thermoterrenum DSM 13490 genome. Proteins encoded here:
- a CDS encoding lysophospholipid acyltransferase family protein — encoded protein: MTVKRSPLFYAFSKCLCRVFLALYNRLSINNAPLLPEGRAVIVASNHNSNLDPVIVGVAYPRKLSYLAKEELFKVPFLSFIIRHLGAIPVSRQDELKAGVVLRTMLDILLSGEDVLIFPEGSRSLDGKLQPLEGGVAMLALHSKAPILPVYVKGSFEAMPRGTSFPKPKKIEVLFGKLIDPLDLPTDMKDKQKRFHLLLQLEKQMEEMMYELGK
- the cmk gene encoding (d)CMP kinase yields the protein MKSGKTIIIAIDGPAGSGKSSVARRVAEELGFAYLDSGAIYRAVSLYLSQKCISSDDVAKIEVELEKLTIQIDYQQRIFVNGADVTGEIRSPKVDEVVSFYSSLPVVRHRLLSIQRKLGDRQNLIAEGRDMGTVVFPNADLKIFLKANARTRAARRWKELAERGVEISYDDVYYQIIQRDELDSKRKLSPLLPAEDAIILDTSDLTLEEVVEAVKNLIKECVLKVKERDC
- a CDS encoding HDOD domain-containing protein, producing MPTDGSPREIVKKRILKKVKDIPSLPQFVLLTLKKLDDERSSASDVANTLSKDQGLVVRVLRLANSAYYGIPRTITSVTEAVAILGYKTLRSIVLAASIYPYMSGSQKGYALDKGELWRHSLGVAYLSRYIGEKVGGLDLEELYLAGLLHDIGKIVLNEYVRYGYSIISKMVEEEAVPFTQAEREVLGFDHAEIGEIIIDQWALPEVYALAARYHHTPDDLPDEKASYRPVVDVVHASNSICLMLGFGLGADGLQHYMSEKSLERLQLKDEIELLMSEAVNILYQLDEEIRSEEII
- a CDS encoding pseudouridine synthase; amino-acid sequence: MKEITADANLHYDKPIRLNKYLAMCGLGSRRKAEALIVSGRVKVDGEIAAGPWIMVNTSYNVEVDGKIVAPLRNLYLVMNKPRNCVCAVVDSRYTTVIDLLPKDFIGYRLFPVGRLDKNSSGLLILTNDGDFAQDIIHPRNGITKTYRVMLNKPMTSGDLEKWRKGVYLDDRLIKPKDVKILSDKWCVIEIYEGKKREIRRMAECLGYKVVELVRIKIGRLELKTLDEGCFLKFGKDKLLKMICNGGVV
- the scpB gene encoding SMC-Scp complex subunit ScpB, encoding MSDSRNAMDELARKVEAILFVSSEPVKSADISNALGVDVKIVEERLNDIKEHYKSHHGLTLINVAGGWQMATAGDLKDVIEEYNNSYGYKLRLSKAAMETLAIIAYKQPITRTEIEEIRGVRSDKVLETLLSTGLIKVAGRKKGTGSPLLYRTTQEFLEVFGINSLSELPTEEELKNEGNNS
- a CDS encoding segregation and condensation protein A → MAAGVEDYNNFSDTINNLIRLLESREVEASNVSVSEVIKIYAAYLLRSENFSLSDVADFLAQAAALVLSKVRAIFPRPVFKCEGEEDVISDDQDEPNEKLHHFQLAAIYLEVLHYRRSKYFTRQLGETRPFYEVGDLYFLASLWWGLINNFSFKVNSPEEDIISISIEENQGYSIEARMEDIKNSLLEYKELTLNELLKGERDKSFVVSTIIALLELARIGIIYLKQRQHFGDIHVRLKECNG